A single Hippocampus zosterae strain Florida chromosome 19, ASM2543408v3, whole genome shotgun sequence DNA region contains:
- the cdc42bpb gene encoding serine/threonine-protein kinase MRCK beta isoform X2: MSAAQEAEAAPVRLKRLEEMLAERTAPGCLSVETLLDLLLCVTSECANCPLKREKHVTDFLDWVKPFTSTIKDLRLRRDDFEMLKVIGRGAFGEVAVVKMKQTESVYAMKILNKWDLLKRAETACFREERDVLVRGDGQWITTLHFAFQDDNHLYLVMDYYVGGDLLTLLTKYEDRLPEDMAKFYVAEMVLAVDSVHRQRYVHRDIKPNNVLLDVNGHIRLADFGSCLRMLEDGTVRSSVAVGTPDYISPEILQAMQDDMGRYGPECDWWSLGVCVYEMLYGETPFYAESLVETYGKIMNHEERLQFPTHVSDVSDEAKDLIQRLLCSRERRLGANGIADFKTHPFFGAIDWDNIRSVKAPYIPDVSSPTDTSNFNVDDDVLKIPDVSPSMSHSGFTGQHLPFVGFTYTTDSRFSDGARGPGREAGAGPQLEAFERRIRSLEWEKRELHRRLQESTQASLSGGTASPDKEVKKLNEEIERLKQKLADSDRLEHRLEEAVTLRQDYDGSASKLKNLERQVKTLRLEKDDVHKQLLEAMERLRAQSKELKEAHAQRRSALQEFLELSERTAELRASKQRLARQLRDKEEETDALLQKMDVLRQDARKSDKNRKELEAQLDQVTVEAAKERKLKEHNQVHAEQLEAELQRVKSQQGQVAAAGGGPESQQERSGLKAELDQKVLFYEEEMLRRDSAHASEMKTLRKELRDAEALRLAADKEVLQLKDKLDKDERDRRAEMDDALGVLKDKHEREKDLLAEENRKLMGETDKLRSFVDKLTAQNRQLEDELRDASSKKESAAHWEAQIAEIIQWVSDEKDARGYLQALATKMSDELETLRGSNAAGRTLDPPWKARRSQKLDMSARLELQSALDAEIRAKQMVRQELREIKAANVALESKLKDSEERSSEMASQIEDLKKEMEDGRLRGDKALNLPEFQDAIFEYFNTSPLAPDLTFRTGDLDGTTPRSQSTPASSASENEDLKAFSVPVSPSPTSQSSSASSPKAKAHRLSVKTFSSPAQCSHCTSLMVGLMRQGYACEVCSFVCHVACKDRAPPACPVAPEQAKRPQGVDVQRGIGTAYKGHVRIPKPSGVKKGWQRAFAAVSDCKLFLYDVPEGKATQPGAAASLVLDLRDEEFSVSSVSASDVIHASRKDVPCIFRVTASQPGSPPRSVSLLVLAESEGEKRKWVRILEGLRGIVAKNSLRNRQVHTPHEAYDASLPIIKSTLSAAVLDRERIALGTEDGLFVVEVTRDVIVRATDSRKVHQMEPMPEEEMLALLCGRNRTVHLHPWGLLDGSEPAFDVKLAETKGCQALTSGPLRPGGPPCLLAAVKRQVLCFEISRAKPYQRRLWEVQAPGTVQWLGMLRQRLCVGYPSGFALLALQGDASPVSLVSPADPSLAFLAQQPLDALHAAGVAGGEVLLCFSQLGVFVDGQGRRSRAQELMWPAAPLACSSNSSHLSVYSEYGVDVFDMHTAEWVQTISLRKIRPLNAEGTLNLLASEAPRLIYFGGASSEGDLTIPEMSEHSRKLMVRTRSKRKFLFKVPEEERLQQRREMLRDPELRSKMISNPTNFNHVAHMGPGDGMQVLMDLPLGVPASCQEEAVKDKPRPLSSVSRHQRSKVQMTRTALDFGGGASSGGAEEAEPPDLEPEATPTVDVSSDTSAD; this comes from the exons atgTCGGCGGCCCAGGAGGCTGAGGCGGCCCCGGTCCGCCTGAAGCGTCTGGAGGAGATGCTCGCGGAGCGCACGGCGCCGGGCTGCCTGAGCGTCGAGACCTTGCTCGACCTCCTCCTATGCGTGACCAGCGAGTGCGCCAACTGTCCGCTCAAGAGGGAGAAGCACGTCACCGACTTCCTCGACTGGG TGAAACCCTTCACGTCGACCATCAAGGACCTGCGACTGCGCCGAGACGACTTTGAGATGTTGAAGGTGATCGGACGCGGAGCCTTTGGCGAG GTCGCCGTGGTGAAGATGAAGCAGACGGAGAGCGTCTACGCCATGAAGATCCTCAACAAGTGGGATTTGCTGAAGCGGGCCGAG ACGGCGTGTTTCCGAGAGGAGCGAGACGTGCTGGTGAGGGGAGACGGCCAGTGGATCACCACGCTGCACTTTGCCTTCCAGGACGACAACCACCTG TACCTGGTGATGGATTACTATGTGGGCGGAGACTTGTTAACGCTGCTCACCAAGTATGAGGACCGTCTGCCGGAGGACATGGCCAAGTTCTACGTGGCCGAGATGGTGCTGGCCGTGGACTCGGTCCACCGCCAGCGCTACGTCCACAG AGACATCAAGCCCAACAACGTCCTGCTGGACGTCAACGGCCACATCCGTCTGGCCGACTTTGGCTCTTGCCTGCGAATGTTGGAGGACGGCACG GTGCGGTCGTCGGTGGCGGTGGGCACgcccgactacatttctcccgAGATTCTGCAGGCCATGCAGGACGACATGGGGCGCTACGGTCCCGAGTGCGACTGGTGGTCCCTGGGCGTGTGCGTGTACGAGATGCTGTACGGGGAGACGCCCTTTTACGCCGAGTCGCTGGTGGAAACCTACGGCAAGATCATGAACCACGAG GAGCGTTTGCAGTTTCCCACGCACGTGAGCGACGTGTCGGATGAGGCCAAGGACCTGATCCAGCGCCTGCTGTGCTCGCGCGAGCGGCGCCTGGGCGCCAACGGCATCGCCGACTTCAAGACGCACCCTTTCTTCGGCGCCATCGACTGGGACAACATCCGCTCAGTCAAGGCGCCTTACATCCCCGACGTGTCCTCGCCCACCGACACGTCCAACTTCAACGTGGACGACGACGTCCTCAAGATCCCG GACGTCAGCCCGTCGATGTCCCACAGCGGCTTCACCGGGCAGCACCTCCCCTTCGTGGGCTTTACCTACACCACCGACAGCCGCTTCTCGGACGGCGCGCGCGGCCCCGGGCGGGAGGCGGGCGCCGGCCCCCAGCTGGAGGCCTTCGAGAGGAGGATCCGCAGCCTGGAGTGGGAGAAGCGGGAACTGCACCGCAGACTGCAAG AGTCGACGCAGGCCTCGCTTTCGGGAGGGACGGCGAGCCCGGACAAGGAGGTCAAGAAGCTGAACGAGGAGATCGAGCGTCTGAAGCAAAAGCTGGCAG ACTCGGATAGGCTGGAGCACCGGCTGGAGGAGGCGGTCACCCTGCGGCAGGACTACGACGGCTCCGCCTCCAAGCTGAAGAACCTGGAACGGCAGGTGAAGACGCTGCGGCTGGAGAAGGACGACGTCCACAAG CAACTGCTGGAGGCCATGGAGCGTCTGAGGGCGCAGTCCAAAGAGCTGAAGGAGGCGCACGCGCAGAGACGCTCGGCCCTGCAGGAGTTCTTGGAGCTGTCGGAACGCACGGCCGAGCTGCGCGCCTCCAAGCAGCGTCTGGCCCGCCAGCTTCgggacaaggaggaggagacggACGCCCTCCTCCAGAAGATGGACGTCCTGCGGCAGGACGCCCGCAAGAGCGACAAGAACCGCAAGGAG CTGGAGGCTCAGCTGGACCAAGTGACGGTGGAAGCGGCCAAGGAGAGGAAGCTGAAGGAGCACAACCAAGTCCACGCCGAGCAGCTGGAGGCCGAGCTCCAGCGTGTCAAG TCTCAACAGGGTCAAGTAGCGGCAGCCGGGGGGGGGCCCGAGTCTCAGCAGGAGCGCTCCGGCCTGAAGGCGGAGCTGGACCAGAAGGTTCTCTTCTACGAGGAGGAGATGCTGAGGAGGGACTCGGCGCACGCGTCGGAGATGAAGACGTTGCGCAAAGAGCTGCGCGACGCCGAGGCTCTGCGGCTGGCCGCCGACAAGGAGGTCCTGCAGCTCAAGGACAAGCTGGACAAGGACGAGAGGGACAG GCGGGCCGAGATGGACGACGCGCTCGGCGTCCTGAAGGACAAGCACGAGCGGGAGAAGGACCTGCTGGCGGAAGAAAACCGCAAACTGATGGGCGAAACCGACAAG TTGCGCTCCTTTGTGGACAAGCTGACGGCTCAGAACCGCCAGCTGGAAGACGAGCTGCGGGACGCGTCCTCCAAGAAGGAAAGCGCCGCCCACTGGGAGGCTCAGATTGCAGAAATCATTCAGTG GGTGAGCGACGAGAAAGACGCCCGCGGCTACCTGCAAGCGTTGGCCACCAAGATGAGCGACGAGTTGGAGACGCTGCGCGGCTCCAACGCGGCCGGCAGAACTCTG GACCCCCCGTGGAAGGCGCGTCGCAGCCAGAAGTTGGACATGTCGGCCCGGCTGGAGCTTCAGTCGGCTCTGGACGCCGAGATCCGAGCCAAGCAGATGGTCCGCCAGGAACTGCGCGAGATCAAAGCCGCCAACGTGGCGCTGGAGAG CAAGCTGAAGGATTCGGAGGAGCGAAGCAGCGAGATGGCGTCCCAGATTGAGGATCTGAAGAAGGAAATGGAGGACGGCCGATTGCGCGGGGACAAAG CGCTGAACCTTCCGGAGTTCCAGGACGCCATCTTTGAATACTTCAACACATCTCCGCTGGCACCAGACCTGACCTTCAGG ACCGGCGACCTGGACGGCACAACGCCGAGATCCCAAAGCACGCCGGCCTCATCCGCCTCAGAGAATGAG GATTTGAAGGCCTTCTCAGTTCCGGTCAGCCCCTCGCCCACCTCCCAAAGCTCATCGGCGAGCTCGCCCAAG GCCAAAGCTCACCGGCTGAGCGTCAAGACCTTCTCCAGTCCCGCGCAGTGCAGCCACTGCACGTCCCTCATGGTGGGCCTCATGCGACAGGGCTACGCCTGCGAAG TGTGCTCCTTCGTCTGTCACGTGGCCTGCAAAGACCGAGCCCCCCCGGCGTGCCCCGTTGCGCCGGAGCAGGCCAAGAGACCGCAGGGCGTCGACGTGCAAAGAGGCATCGGCACCGCCTACAAGGGCCATGTCAGG ATTCCCAAGCCCAGCGGCGTGAAGAAAGGCTGGCAGCGAGCCTTCGCCGCCGTCTCGGACTGCAAGCTTTTCCTCTACGATGTGCCGGAGGGGAAGGCCACGCAGCCCGGCGCCGCCGCCAGCCTGGTGCTGGATCTCAG GGACGAGGAGTTCTCCGTCAGCTCCGTGTCGGCGTCGGACGTCATCCACGCTTCCAGGAAGGACGTGCCGTGCATCTTCCGG GTGACCGCGTCGCAGCCCGGCTCGCCGCCGCGTTCCGTGTCCCTGCTGGTGCTGGCCGAGAGCGAGGGGGAGAAGAGGAAGTGGGTGCGCATCCTGGAGGGCCTGCGCGGCATCGTGGCCAAGAACTCCCTGCGGAACCGGCAGGTCCACACCCCGCACGAGGCCTACGACGCCTCGCTGCCCATCATCAAGAGCACGCTGTCCGCAGCCGTGCTGG ACCGGGAGCGGATCGCCCTGGGCACCGAGGACGGACTCTTTGTGGTGGAGGTGACCCGAGACG TGATCGTGCGAGCGACGGACAGCAGGAAAGTTCATCAGATGGAGCCCATGCCCGAGGAGGAGATGCTGGCGCTGCTGTGCGGGCGCAACCGCACGGTGCACCTTCACCCGTGGGGCCTGCTGGACGGCAGCGAGCCCGCTTTTGACGTCAAGCTGGCGGAAACCAAGGGATGCCAGGCCCTCACCTCGGGCCCCCTGCGGCCCGGCGGGCCCCCCTGCCTGCTGGCCGCCGTCAAGCGTCAG GTGCTGTGCTTCGAGATCAGCCGAGCCAAACCGTACCAGCGGCGGCTGTGGGAGGTGCAGGCCCCGGGCACGGTGCAGTGGCTGGGGATGCTGCGCCAGCGCCTGTGCGTGGGCTACCCGTCGGGCTTCgcgctgctcgccctgcagggCGACGCGTCGCCGGTCAGCCTGGTGAGCCCGGCCGACCCGTCGCTGGCCTTCCTGGCCCAGCAGCCCCTGGACGCCCTGCACGCGGCGGGCGTGGCCGGCGGCGAGGTGCTGCTGTGCTTCAGCCAGCTGGGCGTCTTTGTGGACGGGCAGGGCCGCCGCTCGCGCGCGCAGGAGCTCATGTGGCCCGCCGCGCCGCTCGCATGCA GCTCCAACTCCTCCCACCTGAGCGTCTACAGCGAGTACGGCGTGGACGTCTTTGACATGCACACGGCTGAGTGGGTGCAGACCATTTCCCTGCGCAAG ATCCGACCTCTCAACGCGGAAGGCACGCTCAACCTGCTCGCCTCGGAGGCCCCTCGCCTCATCTACTTTGGCGGCGCGTCGTCGG AGGGCGACCTGACCATCCCGGAGATGTCGGAGCACAGCAGGAAGCTGATGGTGCGCACTCGCAGCAAGAGGAAGTTCCTCTTCAAAGTTCCCGAGGAAGAAAGACTTCAGCAGCGCAG GGAGATGCTGCGAGATCCTGAGCTGAGGTCCAAGATGATCTCCAATCCCACCAACTTCAACCACGTGGCCCACATGGGACCGGGAGACGGCATGCAAGTCCTCATGGACCTCCCCCTG GGCGTCCCGGCTTCCTGTCAAGAGGAGGCCGTCAAAGACAAGCCCCGCCCGCTGTCCAGTGTGTCCCGCCATCAAAGGAGCAAAGTGCAGATGACGCGCACGGCCTTGG ACTTTGGGGGAGGAGCTTCATCGGGTGGCGCCGAGGAGGCCGAGCCGCCGGATTTGGAGCCAGAGGCGACGCCCACTGTGGATGTGTCCTCGGACACCTCGgccgattga
- the cdc42bpb gene encoding serine/threonine-protein kinase MRCK beta isoform X1: protein MSAAQEAEAAPVRLKRLEEMLAERTAPGCLSVETLLDLLLCVTSECANCPLKREKHVTDFLDWVKPFTSTIKDLRLRRDDFEMLKVIGRGAFGEVAVVKMKQTESVYAMKILNKWDLLKRAETACFREERDVLVRGDGQWITTLHFAFQDDNHLYLVMDYYVGGDLLTLLTKYEDRLPEDMAKFYVAEMVLAVDSVHRQRYVHRDIKPNNVLLDVNGHIRLADFGSCLRMLEDGTVRSSVAVGTPDYISPEILQAMQDDMGRYGPECDWWSLGVCVYEMLYGETPFYAESLVETYGKIMNHEERLQFPTHVSDVSDEAKDLIQRLLCSRERRLGANGIADFKTHPFFGAIDWDNIRSVKAPYIPDVSSPTDTSNFNVDDDVLKIPDVSPSMSHSGFTGQHLPFVGFTYTTDSRFSDGARGPGREAGAGPQLEAFERRIRSLEWEKRELHRRLQESTQASLSGGTASPDKEVKKLNEEIERLKQKLADSDRLEHRLEEAVTLRQDYDGSASKLKNLERQVKTLRLEKDDVHKQLLEAMERLRAQSKELKEAHAQRRSALQEFLELSERTAELRASKQRLARQLRDKEEETDALLQKMDVLRQDARKSDKNRKELEAQLDQVTVEAAKERKLKEHNQVHAEQLEAELQRVKSQQGQVAAAGGGPESQQERSGLKAELDQKVLFYEEEMLRRDSAHASEMKTLRKELRDAEALRLAADKEVLQLKDKLDKDERDRRAEMDDALGVLKDKHEREKDLLAEENRKLMGETDKLRSFVDKLTAQNRQLEDELRDASSKKESAAHWEAQIAEIIQWVSDEKDARGYLQALATKMSDELETLRGSNAAGRTLDPPWKARRSQKLDMSARLELQSALDAEIRAKQMVRQELREIKAANVALESKLKDSEERSSEMASQIEDLKKEMEDGRLRGDKALNLPEFQDAIFEYFNTSPLAPDLTFRTGDLDGTTPRSQSTPASSASENEDLKAFSVPVSPSPTSQSSSASSPKAKAHRLSVKTFSSPAQCSHCTSLMVGLMRQGYACEVCSFVCHVACKDRAPPACPVAPEQAKRPQGVDVQRGIGTAYKGHVRIPKPSGVKKGWQRAFAAVSDCKLFLYDVPEGKATQPGAAASLVLDLRDEEFSVSSVSASDVIHASRKDVPCIFRVTASQPGSPPRSVSLLVLAESEGEKRKWVRILEGLRGIVAKNSLRNRQVHTPHEAYDASLPIIKSTLSAAVLDRERIALGTEDGLFVVEVTRDVIVRATDSRKVHQMEPMPEEEMLALLCGRNRTVHLHPWGLLDGSEPAFDVKLAETKGCQALTSGPLRPGGPPCLLAAVKRQVLCFEISRAKPYQRRLWEVQAPGTVQWLGMLRQRLCVGYPSGFALLALQGDASPVSLVSPADPSLAFLAQQPLDALHAAGVAGGEVLLCFSQLGVFVDGQGRRSRAQELMWPAAPLACSSNSSHLSVYSEYGVDVFDMHTAEWVQTISLRKIRPLNAEGTLNLLASEAPRLIYFGGASSEGDLTIPEMSEHSRKLMVRTRSKRKFLFKVPEEERLQQRREMLRDPELRSKMISNPTNFNHVAHMGPGDGMQVLMDLPLVGDATPPSPSPSPSSSASRHTLISSPSNFEHVYHMTSSSAGVFLLKDSASSSSQQSLLQPSSSSSSSPSICSLGRGVPASCQEEAVKDKPRPLSSVSRHQRSKVQMTRTALDFGGGASSGGAEEAEPPDLEPEATPTVDVSSDTSAD, encoded by the exons atgTCGGCGGCCCAGGAGGCTGAGGCGGCCCCGGTCCGCCTGAAGCGTCTGGAGGAGATGCTCGCGGAGCGCACGGCGCCGGGCTGCCTGAGCGTCGAGACCTTGCTCGACCTCCTCCTATGCGTGACCAGCGAGTGCGCCAACTGTCCGCTCAAGAGGGAGAAGCACGTCACCGACTTCCTCGACTGGG TGAAACCCTTCACGTCGACCATCAAGGACCTGCGACTGCGCCGAGACGACTTTGAGATGTTGAAGGTGATCGGACGCGGAGCCTTTGGCGAG GTCGCCGTGGTGAAGATGAAGCAGACGGAGAGCGTCTACGCCATGAAGATCCTCAACAAGTGGGATTTGCTGAAGCGGGCCGAG ACGGCGTGTTTCCGAGAGGAGCGAGACGTGCTGGTGAGGGGAGACGGCCAGTGGATCACCACGCTGCACTTTGCCTTCCAGGACGACAACCACCTG TACCTGGTGATGGATTACTATGTGGGCGGAGACTTGTTAACGCTGCTCACCAAGTATGAGGACCGTCTGCCGGAGGACATGGCCAAGTTCTACGTGGCCGAGATGGTGCTGGCCGTGGACTCGGTCCACCGCCAGCGCTACGTCCACAG AGACATCAAGCCCAACAACGTCCTGCTGGACGTCAACGGCCACATCCGTCTGGCCGACTTTGGCTCTTGCCTGCGAATGTTGGAGGACGGCACG GTGCGGTCGTCGGTGGCGGTGGGCACgcccgactacatttctcccgAGATTCTGCAGGCCATGCAGGACGACATGGGGCGCTACGGTCCCGAGTGCGACTGGTGGTCCCTGGGCGTGTGCGTGTACGAGATGCTGTACGGGGAGACGCCCTTTTACGCCGAGTCGCTGGTGGAAACCTACGGCAAGATCATGAACCACGAG GAGCGTTTGCAGTTTCCCACGCACGTGAGCGACGTGTCGGATGAGGCCAAGGACCTGATCCAGCGCCTGCTGTGCTCGCGCGAGCGGCGCCTGGGCGCCAACGGCATCGCCGACTTCAAGACGCACCCTTTCTTCGGCGCCATCGACTGGGACAACATCCGCTCAGTCAAGGCGCCTTACATCCCCGACGTGTCCTCGCCCACCGACACGTCCAACTTCAACGTGGACGACGACGTCCTCAAGATCCCG GACGTCAGCCCGTCGATGTCCCACAGCGGCTTCACCGGGCAGCACCTCCCCTTCGTGGGCTTTACCTACACCACCGACAGCCGCTTCTCGGACGGCGCGCGCGGCCCCGGGCGGGAGGCGGGCGCCGGCCCCCAGCTGGAGGCCTTCGAGAGGAGGATCCGCAGCCTGGAGTGGGAGAAGCGGGAACTGCACCGCAGACTGCAAG AGTCGACGCAGGCCTCGCTTTCGGGAGGGACGGCGAGCCCGGACAAGGAGGTCAAGAAGCTGAACGAGGAGATCGAGCGTCTGAAGCAAAAGCTGGCAG ACTCGGATAGGCTGGAGCACCGGCTGGAGGAGGCGGTCACCCTGCGGCAGGACTACGACGGCTCCGCCTCCAAGCTGAAGAACCTGGAACGGCAGGTGAAGACGCTGCGGCTGGAGAAGGACGACGTCCACAAG CAACTGCTGGAGGCCATGGAGCGTCTGAGGGCGCAGTCCAAAGAGCTGAAGGAGGCGCACGCGCAGAGACGCTCGGCCCTGCAGGAGTTCTTGGAGCTGTCGGAACGCACGGCCGAGCTGCGCGCCTCCAAGCAGCGTCTGGCCCGCCAGCTTCgggacaaggaggaggagacggACGCCCTCCTCCAGAAGATGGACGTCCTGCGGCAGGACGCCCGCAAGAGCGACAAGAACCGCAAGGAG CTGGAGGCTCAGCTGGACCAAGTGACGGTGGAAGCGGCCAAGGAGAGGAAGCTGAAGGAGCACAACCAAGTCCACGCCGAGCAGCTGGAGGCCGAGCTCCAGCGTGTCAAG TCTCAACAGGGTCAAGTAGCGGCAGCCGGGGGGGGGCCCGAGTCTCAGCAGGAGCGCTCCGGCCTGAAGGCGGAGCTGGACCAGAAGGTTCTCTTCTACGAGGAGGAGATGCTGAGGAGGGACTCGGCGCACGCGTCGGAGATGAAGACGTTGCGCAAAGAGCTGCGCGACGCCGAGGCTCTGCGGCTGGCCGCCGACAAGGAGGTCCTGCAGCTCAAGGACAAGCTGGACAAGGACGAGAGGGACAG GCGGGCCGAGATGGACGACGCGCTCGGCGTCCTGAAGGACAAGCACGAGCGGGAGAAGGACCTGCTGGCGGAAGAAAACCGCAAACTGATGGGCGAAACCGACAAG TTGCGCTCCTTTGTGGACAAGCTGACGGCTCAGAACCGCCAGCTGGAAGACGAGCTGCGGGACGCGTCCTCCAAGAAGGAAAGCGCCGCCCACTGGGAGGCTCAGATTGCAGAAATCATTCAGTG GGTGAGCGACGAGAAAGACGCCCGCGGCTACCTGCAAGCGTTGGCCACCAAGATGAGCGACGAGTTGGAGACGCTGCGCGGCTCCAACGCGGCCGGCAGAACTCTG GACCCCCCGTGGAAGGCGCGTCGCAGCCAGAAGTTGGACATGTCGGCCCGGCTGGAGCTTCAGTCGGCTCTGGACGCCGAGATCCGAGCCAAGCAGATGGTCCGCCAGGAACTGCGCGAGATCAAAGCCGCCAACGTGGCGCTGGAGAG CAAGCTGAAGGATTCGGAGGAGCGAAGCAGCGAGATGGCGTCCCAGATTGAGGATCTGAAGAAGGAAATGGAGGACGGCCGATTGCGCGGGGACAAAG CGCTGAACCTTCCGGAGTTCCAGGACGCCATCTTTGAATACTTCAACACATCTCCGCTGGCACCAGACCTGACCTTCAGG ACCGGCGACCTGGACGGCACAACGCCGAGATCCCAAAGCACGCCGGCCTCATCCGCCTCAGAGAATGAG GATTTGAAGGCCTTCTCAGTTCCGGTCAGCCCCTCGCCCACCTCCCAAAGCTCATCGGCGAGCTCGCCCAAG GCCAAAGCTCACCGGCTGAGCGTCAAGACCTTCTCCAGTCCCGCGCAGTGCAGCCACTGCACGTCCCTCATGGTGGGCCTCATGCGACAGGGCTACGCCTGCGAAG TGTGCTCCTTCGTCTGTCACGTGGCCTGCAAAGACCGAGCCCCCCCGGCGTGCCCCGTTGCGCCGGAGCAGGCCAAGAGACCGCAGGGCGTCGACGTGCAAAGAGGCATCGGCACCGCCTACAAGGGCCATGTCAGG ATTCCCAAGCCCAGCGGCGTGAAGAAAGGCTGGCAGCGAGCCTTCGCCGCCGTCTCGGACTGCAAGCTTTTCCTCTACGATGTGCCGGAGGGGAAGGCCACGCAGCCCGGCGCCGCCGCCAGCCTGGTGCTGGATCTCAG GGACGAGGAGTTCTCCGTCAGCTCCGTGTCGGCGTCGGACGTCATCCACGCTTCCAGGAAGGACGTGCCGTGCATCTTCCGG GTGACCGCGTCGCAGCCCGGCTCGCCGCCGCGTTCCGTGTCCCTGCTGGTGCTGGCCGAGAGCGAGGGGGAGAAGAGGAAGTGGGTGCGCATCCTGGAGGGCCTGCGCGGCATCGTGGCCAAGAACTCCCTGCGGAACCGGCAGGTCCACACCCCGCACGAGGCCTACGACGCCTCGCTGCCCATCATCAAGAGCACGCTGTCCGCAGCCGTGCTGG ACCGGGAGCGGATCGCCCTGGGCACCGAGGACGGACTCTTTGTGGTGGAGGTGACCCGAGACG TGATCGTGCGAGCGACGGACAGCAGGAAAGTTCATCAGATGGAGCCCATGCCCGAGGAGGAGATGCTGGCGCTGCTGTGCGGGCGCAACCGCACGGTGCACCTTCACCCGTGGGGCCTGCTGGACGGCAGCGAGCCCGCTTTTGACGTCAAGCTGGCGGAAACCAAGGGATGCCAGGCCCTCACCTCGGGCCCCCTGCGGCCCGGCGGGCCCCCCTGCCTGCTGGCCGCCGTCAAGCGTCAG GTGCTGTGCTTCGAGATCAGCCGAGCCAAACCGTACCAGCGGCGGCTGTGGGAGGTGCAGGCCCCGGGCACGGTGCAGTGGCTGGGGATGCTGCGCCAGCGCCTGTGCGTGGGCTACCCGTCGGGCTTCgcgctgctcgccctgcagggCGACGCGTCGCCGGTCAGCCTGGTGAGCCCGGCCGACCCGTCGCTGGCCTTCCTGGCCCAGCAGCCCCTGGACGCCCTGCACGCGGCGGGCGTGGCCGGCGGCGAGGTGCTGCTGTGCTTCAGCCAGCTGGGCGTCTTTGTGGACGGGCAGGGCCGCCGCTCGCGCGCGCAGGAGCTCATGTGGCCCGCCGCGCCGCTCGCATGCA GCTCCAACTCCTCCCACCTGAGCGTCTACAGCGAGTACGGCGTGGACGTCTTTGACATGCACACGGCTGAGTGGGTGCAGACCATTTCCCTGCGCAAG ATCCGACCTCTCAACGCGGAAGGCACGCTCAACCTGCTCGCCTCGGAGGCCCCTCGCCTCATCTACTTTGGCGGCGCGTCGTCGG AGGGCGACCTGACCATCCCGGAGATGTCGGAGCACAGCAGGAAGCTGATGGTGCGCACTCGCAGCAAGAGGAAGTTCCTCTTCAAAGTTCCCGAGGAAGAAAGACTTCAGCAGCGCAG GGAGATGCTGCGAGATCCTGAGCTGAGGTCCAAGATGATCTCCAATCCCACCAACTTCAACCACGTGGCCCACATGGGACCGGGAGACGGCATGCAAGTCCTCATGGACCTCCCCCTG GTCGGTGACGCGACCCCTCCCTCGCCgtctccctccccctcctcgtCCGCCTCCCGTCACACCCTCATCTCCTCGCCCTCCAACTTTGAGCACGTGTATCACATGACGTCGTCGTCGGCCGGCGTCTTCTTGCTGAAAGACTCGGCCTCGTCGTCCTCCCAGCAGAGCCTCCTGcagccttcctcctcctcctcttcctctccctccATCTGCTCTCTGGGAAGG GGCGTCCCGGCTTCCTGTCAAGAGGAGGCCGTCAAAGACAAGCCCCGCCCGCTGTCCAGTGTGTCCCGCCATCAAAGGAGCAAAGTGCAGATGACGCGCACGGCCTTGG ACTTTGGGGGAGGAGCTTCATCGGGTGGCGCCGAGGAGGCCGAGCCGCCGGATTTGGAGCCAGAGGCGACGCCCACTGTGGATGTGTCCTCGGACACCTCGgccgattga